In Candidatus Krumholzibacteriia bacterium, the following are encoded in one genomic region:
- a CDS encoding HAD-IIIA family hydrolase — MNHRAVVWLDRDGTIVDDPGYLRDPLALRLLPGAGEAVSRLNRAGIAVVLVTNQSGIARGLLTEQDLRSVHAELRRRLASSGAHLDAIRHCPHLPDHLLPDGARPCACRKPRPGMIEAARDELGVPSDTPQFVVGDKPADVRLARAAGCRSVLVLTGEGRTTRRHHDADADLVVPDVGAAVSHILEQLSLADGGPSC; from the coding sequence GTGAACCATCGCGCCGTCGTCTGGCTCGATCGTGACGGGACGATCGTCGACGATCCGGGCTACCTTCGCGATCCTCTTGCCCTGCGCCTCTTGCCCGGTGCCGGAGAGGCCGTGAGCCGTCTGAACAGGGCCGGGATCGCGGTCGTACTCGTGACCAACCAGAGCGGAATCGCCCGGGGGCTCCTGACCGAGCAGGACCTCCGCTCGGTGCACGCGGAGCTGCGGCGCCGCCTGGCGTCGTCGGGTGCCCACCTCGATGCGATCCGTCACTGCCCGCACCTGCCCGACCATCTGCTTCCCGACGGCGCGAGGCCCTGTGCCTGCCGGAAGCCGCGGCCCGGCATGATCGAGGCGGCACGGGACGAACTGGGCGTACCGAGCGACACGCCGCAGTTCGTGGTGGGCGACAAACCGGCCGATGTCCGACTGGCACGTGCCGCCGGATGCCGTTCCGTTCTGGTCCTCACCGGGGAGGGACGAACCACGCGGCGGCACCACGACGCCGACGCCGACCTCGTGGTGCCCGACGTCGGAGCGGCCGTGAGCCACATCCTCGAGCAGCTCTCCCTCGCCGATGGCGGGCCGAGCTGTTAG
- the lon gene encoding endopeptidase La, protein MADQSEAPGFDLEDGVRVPDQLAVLPISDAVVFPYMMVPLVLSDANLIQLADDVLADSKMLGTFTQLPEATTNGSEEEESNVGEEDVYEIGTAVVIQKMLRFPDGSMRLLGQGITRIRRKKVLQTEPYMVAEVEVLDEKESTDAKTVAYMRGVANNFIKIVDASEKLSDELKVVAMNIDEPGRLADMVATNLDIDVTEKQKVLEILDPRARLELLSEIVMRELEMVELGEKLQSRVRKAIDKDQREYYLRQQLKAIQRELGDTDQSSVELDELRERIEEASLPDHVREAALKEYDRLTRMSPGASEYTVSKTYVDWLLELPWLESSVDNLQLKKAEEVLERDHYGLEDVKERVLEYLAVKKLKDDMRGPILCLVGPPGVGKTSLGKSIAEAMGRKFYRLSLGGMRDEAEIRGHRRTYVGAMPGRVIHGVKVAGTNNPLFMLDEIDKLGSDFRGDPASALLEVLDPAQNSTFTDHYLNLPFDLSNVLFMTTANVLDTIPRPLRDRMEIIQLPGYTRLEKLEIAKRYLVPRQVAENGLSSSSIRFTDAGLNSIISDYTAEAGVRSLERTIGRVCRKVARGVAGSRKKKRVNVSVKNVHDYLGAPVYSDEARKSRPEVGVCAGLAWTPVGGKILFVEAVAMPGQGALRLTGQLGNVMQESAQAALSYIRSRYSAGPQDIEWLRTHDLHVHLPAGAIPKDGPSAGITMATALVSLYRGIPISNRVAMTGEISLTGEVHPVGGLVQKILAAHRARISQVIIPADNERDLEELPEEVLEAIEFHPVERVEQVWELALTRPLQ, encoded by the coding sequence GTGGCCGATCAGTCCGAAGCCCCGGGATTCGATCTGGAAGATGGTGTCCGGGTTCCCGACCAGCTCGCCGTCCTGCCGATCAGTGACGCGGTGGTCTTTCCGTACATGATGGTGCCGCTGGTCCTCAGCGACGCCAATCTCATCCAGTTGGCCGACGACGTCCTGGCCGACTCGAAGATGCTCGGGACCTTCACCCAGTTGCCGGAAGCGACCACCAACGGCAGCGAGGAAGAAGAGTCGAACGTCGGCGAAGAGGACGTCTACGAGATCGGCACGGCGGTGGTGATCCAGAAGATGCTTCGCTTCCCCGACGGGAGCATGCGGCTGCTGGGTCAGGGCATCACACGGATCCGCCGCAAGAAGGTCCTGCAGACCGAGCCCTACATGGTCGCCGAGGTCGAGGTCCTCGACGAGAAGGAATCGACCGACGCCAAGACCGTGGCCTACATGCGCGGTGTGGCGAACAACTTCATCAAGATCGTCGACGCGTCCGAGAAGCTCAGCGACGAGCTGAAGGTCGTGGCCATGAACATCGACGAGCCCGGCCGGCTCGCCGACATGGTCGCCACGAACCTGGACATCGACGTGACCGAGAAGCAGAAGGTGCTCGAGATCCTCGACCCGCGGGCGCGGCTCGAGCTGCTCAGCGAGATCGTGATGCGCGAGCTGGAGATGGTCGAGCTCGGCGAGAAGCTGCAGAGCCGCGTGCGCAAGGCGATCGACAAGGACCAGCGCGAGTACTACCTGCGCCAGCAGCTGAAGGCGATCCAGCGCGAACTCGGCGACACCGACCAGAGTTCGGTGGAACTCGACGAACTCCGCGAACGGATCGAGGAGGCGTCGCTGCCCGACCACGTACGCGAGGCGGCGTTGAAGGAGTACGACCGGCTCACCCGCATGAGTCCCGGTGCCAGTGAGTACACGGTGAGCAAGACCTACGTGGACTGGCTGCTCGAGCTGCCGTGGCTGGAGAGCAGTGTCGACAACCTGCAGCTGAAGAAGGCCGAGGAAGTGCTGGAGCGCGATCACTACGGTCTGGAAGACGTGAAGGAGCGCGTACTCGAGTACCTGGCGGTGAAGAAGCTGAAGGACGACATGCGCGGTCCCATCCTGTGCCTGGTCGGACCGCCGGGTGTGGGCAAGACCAGCCTGGGCAAGTCGATCGCCGAGGCCATGGGGCGCAAGTTCTACCGTCTGAGCCTGGGCGGCATGCGGGACGAGGCCGAGATCCGCGGGCATCGCCGCACCTATGTCGGGGCGATGCCGGGCCGTGTCATCCACGGGGTGAAGGTCGCGGGGACGAACAACCCGCTGTTCATGCTCGACGAGATCGACAAGCTCGGCAGTGATTTCCGGGGCGATCCGGCGAGTGCGTTGCTCGAGGTGCTCGATCCCGCGCAGAACAGTACCTTCACCGACCACTACCTGAACCTACCCTTCGATCTCAGCAACGTCCTCTTCATGACGACGGCCAACGTGCTCGACACGATCCCACGTCCGCTGCGCGACCGCATGGAGATCATCCAGCTCCCGGGCTACACCCGGCTCGAGAAGCTCGAGATCGCCAAGCGCTACCTCGTGCCGAGGCAGGTCGCCGAGAACGGCCTCAGCTCCTCCAGCATCCGATTCACCGATGCCGGGCTGAACTCGATCATCTCCGACTACACGGCCGAGGCCGGGGTACGTTCGCTGGAGCGGACGATCGGGCGGGTGTGCCGTAAGGTCGCGCGTGGTGTCGCGGGATCGCGCAAGAAGAAGCGTGTGAACGTGTCCGTGAAGAACGTCCACGACTATCTGGGCGCGCCGGTGTACTCGGACGAGGCACGGAAGTCCCGCCCCGAGGTGGGCGTGTGTGCCGGCCTGGCCTGGACCCCGGTGGGGGGGAAGATCCTCTTCGTGGAGGCGGTGGCGATGCCGGGGCAGGGTGCCCTTCGGCTGACCGGGCAGCTCGGCAACGTCATGCAGGAGTCGGCGCAGGCCGCCCTCAGCTACATCCGGAGTCGCTACAGCGCGGGCCCGCAGGACATCGAATGGTTGCGGACGCACGACCTCCACGTGCACCTTCCCGCGGGGGCGATCCCGAAGGACGGACCCAGTGCCGGGATCACGATGGCCACGGCCCTGGTGTCGCTGTACCGGGGGATCCCGATCAGCAACAGGGTGGCCATGACGGGAGAGATCTCGCTCACCGGCGAGGTGCACCCGGTGGGGGGTCTCGTCCAGAAGATCCTGGCCGCGCACCGGGCGCGGATCTCCCAGGTGATCATTCCCGCCGACAACGAGCGCGACCTCGAGGAGCTGCCCGAGGAGGTGCTCGAGGCCATCGAGTTCCATCCGGTCGAACGGGTGGAGCAGGTCTGGGAGCTCGCCCTCACGCGGCCCCTGCAGTGA
- the waaF gene encoding lipopolysaccharide heptosyltransferase II: MATRLSVLPNWLGDLVMATPALRRFGAGSEHVVVGAPHLVDLVLDLGLADRGVDYDRRGADRGVSGLWRAARGLSALEPEVALVLGPSLRAAALPALAGIPQRQGVGGEGRELFLTRVHRVRGGLRSQHLSQTWWDVTGGAGQVPSPRWRPGRRGQEGWRALMERRPELTAPFAVFAAGATFGPTKRWPTHFFAETAGRLHASHGLRPVFVGSGDARERETAAALAEATGGVSLAGETDLPVLVGALADASLFVGNDSGPMHVAAAVGIPTVGIFGSTSPVWTAPRGPAARTVGPAPVDCSPCFRATCPFALECLRQLEPSAVLGAVERLLGSPPPREARP, translated from the coding sequence ATGGCGACGCGTCTGTCGGTTCTTCCCAACTGGCTGGGTGACCTCGTCATGGCCACGCCGGCCCTGCGCCGTTTCGGTGCGGGGTCCGAGCACGTGGTCGTGGGGGCGCCCCACCTCGTGGACCTCGTGCTCGATCTCGGGCTCGCCGATCGAGGCGTGGACTACGACCGGCGGGGCGCCGACCGCGGCGTGTCCGGACTGTGGCGGGCAGCGCGAGGCCTGTCGGCGCTCGAGCCCGAGGTCGCGCTGGTGCTCGGACCGAGTCTGCGCGCGGCCGCTCTGCCGGCCCTGGCCGGGATTCCGCAGCGTCAGGGTGTCGGCGGAGAGGGGCGGGAGCTGTTCCTGACCCGGGTGCACCGGGTTCGGGGTGGACTGCGGTCGCAGCACCTCTCGCAGACCTGGTGGGACGTCACGGGAGGCGCCGGGCAGGTGCCGTCGCCGCGCTGGCGACCGGGCCGTCGTGGACAGGAGGGATGGAGGGCGCTGATGGAGCGCCGCCCCGAACTCACGGCTCCCTTCGCGGTCTTCGCCGCCGGAGCCACCTTCGGTCCGACCAAGCGGTGGCCGACGCATTTCTTCGCCGAGACCGCAGGGCGCCTCCACGCCTCCCATGGCCTCCGTCCGGTCTTCGTGGGCTCGGGCGACGCCCGCGAGCGCGAGACCGCGGCGGCGCTGGCGGAAGCAACCGGAGGGGTCTCGCTCGCCGGCGAGACCGACCTCCCGGTGCTCGTCGGCGCATTGGCCGACGCGTCTCTGTTCGTGGGCAACGACAGCGGTCCCATGCACGTCGCGGCCGCGGTGGGGATTCCGACCGTGGGCATCTTCGGATCGACGAGCCCCGTGTGGACGGCTCCGCGCGGGCCCGCCGCCCGGACCGTGGGGCCGGCCCCCGTCGACTGCAGTCCGTGTTTCCGGGCGACCTGTCCCTTCGCCCTGGAGTGCCTTCGCCAGCTCGAGCCGTCCGCAGTCCTGGGCGCGGTCGAGCGGCTCCTCGGTTCACCCCCTCCGCGGGAGGCCCGTCCGTGA
- a CDS encoding S8 family serine peptidase: MRSFVRPLTWLVVCATLLVSAPSTAAERWWVELPRDRGVSEPEDLPFPPAPNDAALERRARRGRAERVAVLGRGPSEEALRAVQATGARIVRVSRWLSAASVEADATILERLRERFGRAALRPVRSWAGERDPRVVRVTPGPRRRVGAFDYGRSFDQLAQIGIDRLHDRGLTGQGVRVLVLDTGFLVDHPAIDHLDVLATRDFVNDDADVGIDEGEAINQDRHGTGVVGTLAGYEPGSLIGAAPDVSVLLAKTEVVDSETRVEEDHFVAALEWGEALGADLMTASLGYRTFYDEPDTFAYSPEDLDGDTAITTRAVDDLVAMGVVAISSAGNDGDDPGTLLTPADSDSGLAIAAVDSNGAVAWFSSRGPTADGRTKPDLAARGVRVVWADTWIGVGLASGTSLAAPLVAGAGALLLQAHPDWGPHEVASALRSTASQAMAPDTVLGWGIVDAQAAVFDVEAPQVPLPFDLVAPEPGAVIDGPRVDFAWEAAEDLQTPQQIDYRVEIARDEAFDEVAAVFEVGPAVVRSAWVPVSGQLWWRVVATDPQGHVRTSAARALEVPTATGAPTRTRVAWARWEGPWPNPTSDRSAARLVLNRPARVRAVEVFDVAGRRIRTLRRQVELLPGEWRVEWDGRDSRGRSAASGVYFLRALVEDSDGRAARLRARVVRLR, encoded by the coding sequence ATGCGATCCTTCGTGCGTCCGCTGACCTGGCTCGTCGTCTGCGCGACCCTGCTCGTGTCGGCTCCGTCCACCGCGGCGGAGCGGTGGTGGGTGGAACTGCCCCGGGACCGGGGGGTCTCCGAGCCGGAGGACCTGCCCTTCCCGCCCGCACCGAACGATGCTGCCCTCGAGCGACGGGCCCGGCGTGGCCGGGCCGAGCGCGTGGCGGTCCTCGGCCGGGGGCCGAGCGAGGAGGCCCTGCGCGCGGTGCAGGCCACCGGAGCTCGGATCGTCCGCGTGAGCCGCTGGCTGAGTGCGGCCAGCGTGGAGGCCGACGCCACCATCCTGGAGCGTCTGCGAGAACGCTTCGGCCGCGCCGCCCTACGACCCGTGAGGAGCTGGGCCGGCGAGCGTGACCCGCGAGTCGTCCGGGTGACGCCCGGCCCGCGCCGGCGGGTCGGCGCCTTCGACTACGGCCGGTCCTTCGACCAGCTCGCGCAGATCGGGATCGATCGTCTGCACGACCGGGGTCTCACCGGGCAGGGGGTCCGGGTCCTCGTGCTCGACACGGGCTTCCTGGTCGACCATCCCGCGATCGACCATCTCGACGTCCTGGCGACCCGGGACTTCGTGAACGACGACGCGGACGTGGGCATCGACGAGGGCGAGGCGATCAACCAGGACCGACACGGGACGGGCGTGGTCGGCACCCTCGCCGGCTACGAACCCGGCTCGTTGATCGGGGCCGCGCCCGACGTCTCGGTGCTGCTCGCCAAGACCGAGGTCGTCGACAGCGAGACCCGGGTCGAAGAGGACCACTTCGTCGCCGCCCTCGAGTGGGGAGAAGCCCTCGGGGCCGATCTCATGACCGCGTCGCTGGGCTACCGCACCTTCTACGACGAGCCCGACACCTTCGCCTACTCGCCGGAGGATCTCGACGGCGACACCGCGATCACGACGCGCGCCGTGGACGACCTGGTGGCGATGGGGGTGGTCGCGATCAGCTCGGCCGGCAACGACGGGGACGACCCGGGAACCCTTCTCACGCCCGCCGACAGCGACAGCGGACTCGCCATCGCCGCCGTCGACTCGAACGGTGCCGTCGCCTGGTTCTCGAGCCGCGGACCGACCGCCGACGGCCGCACGAAGCCCGACCTGGCCGCCCGCGGCGTGCGCGTGGTGTGGGCCGACACCTGGATCGGGGTCGGCCTCGCGTCGGGCACCTCGCTGGCCGCGCCTCTCGTGGCCGGAGCAGGCGCTCTGCTCCTTCAGGCGCACCCGGACTGGGGTCCGCACGAGGTCGCTTCGGCGCTCCGGAGCACCGCGAGTCAGGCCATGGCTCCCGACACGGTCCTCGGATGGGGGATCGTCGACGCCCAGGCGGCGGTCTTCGACGTCGAGGCTCCGCAGGTGCCCCTGCCCTTCGATCTGGTGGCCCCGGAACCCGGAGCCGTGATCGACGGGCCCCGGGTCGATTTCGCCTGGGAGGCCGCAGAGGATCTGCAGACACCACAACAGATCGACTACCGCGTCGAGATCGCGCGGGACGAGGCCTTCGACGAGGTGGCCGCCGTCTTCGAGGTGGGACCCGCGGTCGTCCGCTCCGCCTGGGTCCCGGTGAGCGGGCAGCTGTGGTGGCGGGTGGTGGCCACCGATCCGCAGGGACACGTCCGGACGAGTGCCGCCCGGGCCCTCGAGGTCCCGACGGCCACCGGGGCCCCGACCCGGACGCGCGTGGCCTGGGCGCGCTGGGAAGGTCCGTGGCCCAATCCGACGAGCGACCGCAGCGCGGCGCGGCTGGTGCTGAACCGGCCGGCACGGGTGCGCGCGGTCGAGGTCTTCGACGTCGCGGGCCGGCGGATCCGGACCCTTCGCCGGCAGGTCGAACTGCTGCCCGGCGAGTGGCGCGTGGAATGGGACGGAAGGGACTCCAGGGGGCGCTCCGCGGCCTCCGGCGTGTATTTCCTCCGGGCGCTCGTCGAGGACTCCGACGGCCGCGCGGCCCGGCTGCGCGCCCGCGTGGTTCGCCTTCGCTGA
- a CDS encoding Hsp20/alpha crystallin family protein — protein MISSSRPTPDDRPLDVTRDPDDMEEVFEVYFTSTPGPSRVVRMEGGLGWRPATDVYETEHEFVVQMDLAGMDRNAIEIHVDDEFLVVRGTRSNIAPPGKKHFHKMEIRVGPFERHVRVPGHVDANTARARYESGFLFVVMERGQGRCGERRSIAIGS, from the coding sequence ATGATCTCCTCGTCCAGGCCCACACCCGACGACCGGCCGCTCGACGTGACGCGTGATCCCGACGACATGGAAGAGGTGTTCGAGGTCTACTTCACCTCGACGCCCGGTCCGTCCCGCGTCGTTCGTATGGAGGGCGGTCTGGGGTGGCGACCGGCCACCGACGTCTACGAGACCGAGCACGAATTCGTCGTCCAGATGGACCTGGCGGGCATGGACCGCAACGCGATCGAGATCCACGTCGACGACGAGTTCCTGGTGGTGCGCGGCACGCGTAGCAACATCGCGCCCCCGGGCAAGAAGCACTTCCACAAGATGGAGATCCGGGTCGGACCCTTCGAGCGTCACGTCCGGGTTCCCGGACACGTGGACGCCAACACCGCACGGGCCCGCTACGAGAGCGGGTTCCTGTTCGTCGTCATGGAACGGGGCCAGGGACGGTGCGGAGAGCGTCGTAGCATCGCCATCGGATCCTGA
- the lexA gene encoding transcriptional repressor LexA — protein sequence MFLTKRQSELLDYLRRTIAVQGYAPSLEEMAAHFQLSSVGTVHKHLKALEEKGFIRRQWNRSRAIEIVETHDGRARRVPMLGSLKGQQPIENGVQSGSIAVPEEFLNGNGAFVLQVGDDSLRDEFLDCGDFVVCEPSESPEPGATVVVTVDGRSTMVRRWEPTSDRVQLRSRRPGAEDFEVGLQRCRIEGVVVGVLRRLQADRQAAS from the coding sequence GTGTTCCTGACGAAGCGTCAGTCGGAGCTGTTGGACTACCTGCGCCGCACCATCGCCGTGCAGGGCTACGCTCCGAGCCTCGAGGAGATGGCGGCTCACTTCCAGCTGTCATCGGTCGGAACGGTCCACAAGCACCTGAAGGCCCTCGAGGAGAAGGGCTTCATCCGTCGCCAGTGGAACCGTTCCCGTGCGATCGAGATCGTCGAGACCCACGACGGACGGGCCCGTCGCGTGCCCATGCTCGGCTCGCTCAAGGGACAGCAACCGATCGAGAACGGGGTCCAGAGCGGAAGCATCGCGGTTCCGGAGGAGTTCCTGAACGGAAACGGTGCCTTCGTCCTGCAGGTGGGTGACGACTCCCTGCGCGACGAATTCCTCGACTGCGGCGATTTCGTGGTGTGCGAGCCGAGCGAGTCGCCCGAACCCGGGGCCACCGTCGTGGTCACGGTCGACGGACGGAGCACGATGGTCCGTCGGTGGGAGCCGACCTCGGACCGGGTCCAGCTGCGCTCCCGGCGTCCGGGGGCCGAGGACTTCGAGGTCGGACTGCAGCGGTGCCGGATCGAAGGGGTGGTCGTCGGCGTGCTCCGCCGCCTGCAGGCGGACCGTCAGGCCGCTTCCTGA
- a CDS encoding ABC transporter ATP-binding protein, protein MHDIPRVLSLLRHFRWRMPALVVCIVIASSLSSVGITFVSPLVRILFEEDPAPLAAEAQQDPTAGTPAGVPLEQVELPDFMERARTTISQEVEGWLYRGDRTDMLWRLCLSLLVVFLTRNLFAFLQEALRVQIEQRTIHRLREDLHLSIQRLPLQQFSRERTGYLMSRVIADVDAMRGAIIGVWTQLASNCLMIVIALTMVALVSWKLLLTTLLVVPPNMLLIAWISRRLRRGSQRVQESMGDAAAVLQEAISGIRIVKAFDPEGHENRRFDRVNASYTRSYERLKILSAMSSPVSEVLGILTAVVIIVMGGRLVLTGQLRPDLLVLFLGVILWVIGPIKSIIRANNTLQQSLAAARRIFDVLDAPKESRGPVDARPFSAPERALRFENVSFEYETDIPVLHDVDLEVGAGQVVALVGPSGAGKSTLVDLVPRFLDPTGGRVTVDGVDLREFDLASLRGHVGVVSQEVILFHDTVAGNIAFGSGEVSEERMIDAAKTANAHDFVAALPRGYDTLVGERGLQLSGGQRQRLAIARAVLKNPPILILDEATSALDTESERAVQEAMQRLMVGRTTLVIAHRLSTITAADRIVVLQQGRIVESGTHEQLLAHDGAYRRLYDLQFGPGTGDDGDASVGSSQLAG, encoded by the coding sequence GTGCACGACATACCCCGCGTCCTGTCGCTGTTGCGTCACTTCCGCTGGCGGATGCCCGCGCTCGTCGTGTGCATCGTGATCGCCTCGTCGCTCTCGAGTGTCGGAATCACCTTCGTGTCGCCCCTGGTGCGGATCCTCTTCGAGGAGGATCCGGCCCCGCTCGCCGCCGAGGCCCAGCAGGATCCCACGGCGGGCACGCCCGCCGGTGTTCCGCTCGAGCAGGTCGAACTGCCGGACTTCATGGAGCGTGCCCGTACGACGATCTCCCAGGAGGTCGAGGGCTGGCTCTACCGCGGCGACCGCACGGACATGCTCTGGCGGCTGTGCCTTTCCCTGCTCGTGGTCTTCCTCACGCGGAATCTCTTCGCCTTCCTGCAGGAGGCGTTGAGGGTCCAGATCGAACAGCGCACGATCCATCGTCTTCGCGAGGATCTGCACCTGTCGATCCAGCGGCTCCCTCTCCAACAGTTCTCGCGCGAGCGTACCGGTTATCTCATGAGCCGGGTGATCGCCGACGTCGACGCCATGCGCGGGGCCATCATCGGTGTGTGGACCCAGCTCGCGAGCAATTGCCTGATGATCGTGATCGCGCTGACGATGGTCGCGCTCGTCAGCTGGAAACTGCTGTTGACCACCCTTCTGGTCGTTCCGCCGAACATGTTGCTGATCGCGTGGATCAGTCGTCGGTTGCGCCGCGGCAGTCAGCGTGTCCAGGAATCGATGGGCGATGCCGCGGCCGTCCTCCAGGAAGCGATCAGCGGGATCCGGATCGTGAAGGCCTTCGATCCCGAGGGACACGAGAACCGGCGTTTCGACCGGGTGAACGCCAGCTACACCCGCTCCTACGAACGTCTGAAGATCCTGTCGGCGATGAGCAGCCCCGTGAGCGAGGTCCTGGGAATCCTGACCGCCGTCGTCATCATCGTCATGGGGGGACGCCTGGTGCTGACAGGACAGCTGCGCCCCGACCTGCTGGTCCTGTTCCTGGGTGTGATCCTCTGGGTGATCGGACCGATCAAGTCGATCATCCGTGCCAACAACACGCTGCAACAGAGTCTGGCCGCGGCGCGGAGGATCTTCGACGTCCTCGATGCACCGAAGGAGTCGCGCGGACCGGTGGACGCGAGACCCTTCTCCGCGCCGGAACGAGCGCTGCGCTTCGAGAACGTGAGCTTCGAGTACGAGACCGACATTCCGGTGCTGCACGACGTCGACCTCGAAGTCGGTGCCGGACAGGTCGTCGCCCTGGTGGGTCCATCGGGAGCGGGCAAGAGCACGCTCGTGGATCTCGTGCCGCGTTTCCTGGATCCGACCGGGGGCCGCGTGACCGTCGACGGAGTCGATCTGCGCGAGTTCGACCTTGCCTCGTTGCGTGGCCACGTGGGAGTGGTGTCCCAGGAGGTGATCCTCTTCCACGACACGGTGGCGGGGAACATCGCCTTCGGGTCGGGCGAGGTGTCGGAGGAACGCATGATCGACGCGGCGAAGACCGCGAACGCGCACGACTTCGTCGCGGCGTTGCCGCGCGGCTACGACACGTTGGTGGGCGAACGGGGACTTCAGCTCTCAGGTGGGCAGCGACAACGTCTGGCGATCGCGCGTGCGGTCCTGAAGAATCCGCCGATCCTCATCCTCGACGAAGCGACCAGCGCGCTCGACACCGAGAGCGAGCGTGCCGTGCAGGAAGCCATGCAGCGACTCATGGTGGGGCGGACCACGCTCGTGATCGCGCACCGGCTGTCGACGATCACGGCGGCCGACCGCATCGTCGTGTTGCAGCAGGGTCGGATCGTCGAGAGTGGGACCCACGAGCAACTCCTCGCGCACGACGGAGCCTACCGTCGTCTCTACGACCTCCAGTTCGGTCCGGGCACGGGCGACGATGGCGACGCGTCTGTCGGTTCTTCCCAACTGGCTGGGTGA
- a CDS encoding glycosyltransferase family 9 protein — protein MPSSLLRRLLGRAGASPNGAVAGEAFSLPGSLQPGARVLLLASDDLTDLLFAMPLVEAVHGAIEGVEFGLLCDERTSHLALSTDRFADVLVVDPQQAGSGSASHRELQEALQGESWDVAILLGQDPDPDRDEFAHLSGATLRMGPDHPLAFPRLNCQVRPPSSESYPYGRAQLWGRLLGVNVDARRLHWRLAPKRARQMGQLVHFNKPRKQQRLIGIDPGVGKAGTRLGAANLGLIANHLSRTIDSRTIVLTADEDPTVVDEFVGVLENTPLDLPRPTLLETVLLLNECDLLVSGNTDLLHFAAALDVPALTVFADADADAWIPDRAERLEVVRAARGEALDLAEIMDRVERLLA, from the coding sequence ATGCCTTCCAGCTTGTTGCGACGTCTCCTGGGGCGCGCCGGTGCTTCCCCCAACGGGGCGGTGGCCGGTGAAGCCTTCTCGCTGCCCGGATCGCTGCAACCGGGCGCGCGCGTTCTCCTGCTCGCGTCCGACGACCTGACGGATCTGCTCTTCGCCATGCCGCTGGTCGAGGCCGTGCACGGTGCGATCGAGGGCGTGGAGTTCGGTCTGCTCTGCGACGAGCGCACCAGTCACCTGGCGCTGAGCACCGACCGCTTCGCCGACGTTCTCGTCGTCGACCCACAGCAGGCCGGTTCCGGGTCGGCGTCCCATCGGGAACTGCAGGAGGCCCTCCAGGGCGAGTCCTGGGACGTGGCGATCCTGCTCGGTCAGGATCCCGATCCCGATCGCGACGAGTTCGCCCACCTGAGCGGGGCGACGCTTCGCATGGGGCCCGATCATCCACTGGCCTTCCCGCGGCTCAACTGTCAGGTCCGGCCCCCGTCCTCCGAGAGCTATCCCTACGGCCGTGCCCAGCTCTGGGGTCGCCTGCTCGGAGTGAACGTCGATGCGCGCCGACTGCACTGGCGCCTGGCCCCGAAGCGCGCGCGCCAGATGGGGCAGTTGGTGCACTTCAACAAGCCGCGGAAGCAGCAGCGGCTGATCGGCATCGACCCCGGAGTGGGCAAGGCCGGCACGCGGTTGGGCGCCGCGAACCTGGGCCTGATCGCGAACCACCTCTCGCGGACGATCGATTCGAGAACGATCGTGCTGACGGCCGACGAGGATCCGACGGTGGTCGACGAGTTCGTCGGTGTACTCGAGAACACACCCCTCGATCTGCCGCGGCCCACGCTGCTCGAGACCGTGCTCCTGCTGAACGAGTGCGACCTGCTCGTGAGCGGGAACACCGATCTCCTGCACTTCGCCGCCGCACTGGACGTGCCCGCACTGACCGTGTTCGCCGACGCCGATGCCGACGCCTGGATCCCGGATCGAGCCGAGCGTCTGGAGGTCGTGAGGGCAGCACGGGGCGAGGCCCTGGACCTGGCCGAGATCATGGATCGGGTGGAAAGGCTCCTGGCGTAG